Proteins from one Cydia fagiglandana chromosome 13, ilCydFagi1.1, whole genome shotgun sequence genomic window:
- the LOC134670000 gene encoding B-cell receptor-associated protein 31, whose translation MSLQWTIIATFLYTEIAVVCLLALPIASPSKWQKLFRSKFLAYISGQASVYFLILIGVLVLCLLDAIREMQKYSSIGESSEHQHLDAEMQGNMRLFRAQRNFYISGFALFLLVVIRRLVQLISELATLLAQSEANFRQAQSASVAARSLLAQAGAGDEATKKQLEDYKDQITTLEKELSKERKDKEAVKSQAESLSKEYDRLTEEHSKLQKKLTISGDKKDE comes from the coding sequence ATGAGTCTTCAGTGGACAATCATCGCGACGTTTTTGTACACCGAAATAGCCGTCGTCTGCTTGCTCGCATTGCCGATCGCTAGTCCTTCAAAATGGCAAAAGTTGTTCAGGTCAAAATTCTTGGCTTATATAAGCGGACAAGCGTCGGTCTACTTCTTGATCCTTATCGGAGTGCTGGTGCTATGCCTGCTCGACGCCATTCGGGAGATGCAGAAGTATTCGAGCATCGGCGAGAGCTCGGAGCACCAGCACCTGGACGCCGAGATGCAGGGTAACATGCGTCTGTTCCGCGCTCAGAGAAACTTCTACATCTCCGGCTTCGCTCTGTTCCTGCTAGTAGTGATTCGCCGGCTGGTGCAGTTGATTTCAGAATTGGCTACTCTTTTGGCTCAGTCTGAGGCTAATTTCCGTCAGGCGCAGAGCGCGTCGGTGGCTGCGAGGTCGCTGCTGGCCCAGGCGGGAGCCGGCGACGAGGCCACCAAGAAGCAGCTCGAAGACTACAAGGATCAGATCACAACTCTAGAGAAAGAACTTTCCAAAGAAAGAAAAGATAAGGAGGCTGTGAAGTCGCAGGCTGAAAGTCTGTCAAAGGAGTATGACAGGCTCACGGAGGAACACAGCAAGCTGCAGAAGAAGCTCACAATCAGCGGCGACAAAAAAGATGAGTAG